The proteins below are encoded in one region of Bacillota bacterium:
- a CDS encoding bifunctional (p)ppGpp synthetase/guanosine-3',5'-bis(diphosphate) 3'-pyrophosphohydrolase codes for MSLQQLINKVMAYNPGADIELIERAYHTASRAHAGQRRDSGEPFFQHPREVAMILADLEMDTVTICAGLLHDVVEDTDVTLQTIVEEFGDEIALLVEGVTKLTNMSFETREESQAQNLRKMFLAMAEDLRVVMIKLADRLHNMRTLRYLSPERQRRIAEETLEIYSPLAHRLGIWALKWEMEDLALRHLEPEAYYQLRQLVAKERQERETDIEQVKEQLQKRLREMGIAAEITGRPKHFYSIYQKMQSQGKQFEEIYDLLAVRVIVDSIKDCYGVLGIVHTMWKPVPGRFKDYIAMPKSNMYQSLHTTVIGPKGDPFEVQIRTWEMHRTAEMGIAAHWLYKEGYPKRTQEFEEKVAWLRQVMEWLREMKEPEEFMAALKIDLFEDEVFVFTPKGDVKNLAAGSTPVDFAFSVHTDIGLRCTGAKVNGRIVPLDYELKNGDIVEILTAKTPSVSPDWLKFVQTSKARSKLRSYFRGQQQEENVAKGRTMLEREVRKAGVEMAAVFKEQVLQDVAHRYGYAEADDLLAAVGFGKILPRQVLHKIIGVDDPSDRKEVAPAPPKRTRYGPGVRVRGMDNLLVRMSKCCRPVPGDQIIGYITRGRGVSVHRIDCPNVKSLPAERAIEVEWNADETQNYPVGIEIEAIDRRNILANIVNTVNENKASVGAVNARTSRDRLANISLTVNISDLDRLHDLIRKLRQVDGVLGVQRARLN; via the coding sequence ATGAGTCTACAACAGTTAATTAATAAGGTGATGGCCTATAACCCCGGTGCCGATATTGAGTTAATCGAGCGGGCCTATCATACGGCAAGTAGGGCCCATGCTGGGCAGCGTCGAGACTCGGGGGAGCCCTTTTTTCAACACCCCCGAGAAGTGGCGATGATCTTGGCGGATCTGGAGATGGACACCGTCACCATTTGTGCCGGTTTGTTACACGATGTAGTGGAGGACACCGACGTCACCCTCCAGACCATTGTTGAGGAGTTCGGTGATGAGATTGCCCTGTTGGTTGAGGGAGTAACCAAACTGACCAATATGTCCTTCGAGACCCGGGAAGAAAGCCAAGCCCAGAACCTGAGAAAAATGTTTCTGGCTATGGCGGAGGATCTACGAGTGGTGATGATCAAGTTAGCCGACCGGTTGCACAATATGCGCACCTTGCGGTATCTATCGCCGGAGCGACAACGACGGATTGCCGAGGAGACTCTGGAAATCTACAGCCCCTTGGCCCACCGGCTGGGTATTTGGGCCCTCAAGTGGGAAATGGAGGATTTGGCGCTGCGGCATCTGGAGCCGGAGGCCTACTATCAGCTGCGCCAGCTGGTAGCCAAGGAAAGGCAAGAGCGGGAAACCGATATCGAACAAGTGAAGGAACAACTCCAGAAGCGCCTTCGGGAAATGGGGATCGCCGCTGAGATTACCGGCAGACCGAAGCACTTTTACAGCATCTACCAAAAGATGCAGTCTCAGGGTAAGCAGTTTGAGGAGATCTATGACCTGTTGGCGGTTCGGGTGATTGTAGATTCAATCAAGGATTGCTACGGAGTTCTGGGGATTGTTCACACCATGTGGAAACCGGTGCCCGGTCGCTTTAAGGACTATATAGCCATGCCAAAGTCCAACATGTATCAATCCCTGCACACTACGGTAATCGGTCCCAAAGGCGACCCCTTTGAGGTGCAGATTCGTACCTGGGAAATGCATCGCACCGCGGAAATGGGAATTGCCGCTCACTGGTTGTACAAGGAAGGGTATCCGAAGCGGACTCAGGAATTCGAGGAAAAGGTCGCGTGGTTGCGTCAGGTGATGGAGTGGCTTCGGGAGATGAAGGAGCCCGAAGAATTCATGGCGGCTTTGAAGATCGATCTCTTCGAGGATGAGGTATTTGTCTTTACCCCGAAGGGAGACGTTAAGAATCTGGCCGCTGGATCTACGCCCGTGGATTTTGCCTTTAGCGTTCATACCGACATTGGTTTGCGGTGCACAGGAGCCAAGGTAAACGGTAGAATCGTTCCCTTGGACTATGAGCTGAAGAACGGAGATATTGTGGAGATCTTAACGGCTAAGACTCCCTCGGTCAGTCCCGACTGGCTCAAGTTTGTGCAGACGTCTAAGGCTCGCAGTAAGCTCCGCAGTTACTTCCGAGGCCAGCAACAGGAGGAGAATGTGGCCAAGGGCCGAACGATGCTGGAACGGGAAGTACGCAAAGCTGGGGTGGAGATGGCCGCGGTCTTCAAGGAACAGGTGCTGCAGGATGTTGCTCACCGGTACGGATACGCCGAAGCCGATGACTTGTTGGCTGCCGTGGGCTTTGGGAAGATTCTTCCTAGACAAGTGCTCCACAAAATCATTGGGGTGGATGATCCCAGCGATCGCAAGGAGGTGGCCCCGGCTCCACCGAAGCGAACCCGGTATGGTCCCGGCGTTCGGGTAAGGGGGATGGACAATCTCCTGGTGCGGATGTCTAAGTGTTGTCGCCCCGTTCCCGGTGACCAGATTATCGGATACATCACCCGAGGTCGAGGAGTCTCAGTGCATCGCATCGATTGTCCCAACGTCAAGAGCCTACCGGCGGAGCGGGCCATCGAGGTTGAGTGGAATGCCGATGAGACCCAGAACTACCCGGTGGGTATCGAGATCGAAGCCATAGATCGCAGAAACATCCTAGCGAACATTGTCAATACCGTGAATGAGAACAAGGCCAGTGTTGGTGCGGTTAACGCCAGGACCTCTCGGGATCGGTTGGCCAATATCAGCTTGACGGTGAATATCTCTGACCTAGATCGCCTGCATGACCTCATTCGGAAACTGCGTCAGGTCGATGGGGTATTGGGGGTCCAGCGAGCCAGGCTGAACTAA
- a CDS encoding tetratricopeptide repeat protein has product MVFRTMRKRFKGIVWAIAITFVLGLLYVGGSALWRGNPLMDAAVASVNGKEIGYIPWYNTYWQLVQSQQAAGMPVTADQAEFVQYYALQQLIGHELLLQEANARKIKPSKAEIDAQLQALKEEYGGASAFAEQLAASNLTEADIREAITESLKIEELRNQVTANVTVTLDEVKTEYEEVKASHILIRPDGSDDEAWNAALAEAEEVLERLRTGEDFAEVAKEVSQDGSAQEGGDLGWFKRGDMVPEFSEAAFALAIGEISEPVRSQYGYHIIKVFERKTAEGEEFAAAEAELREEIRERKQSDEFNAWYAEVVEKAEIEVRDPRMRGYEALRLGNYEEAAEAYQEATAFYPDDPYLYSSLASVYDRLGRTEDALEQLKIAVEKTESDPELYLQLGDKYRVLEREEEAVTAYSKASELAPEDFMIHLQLLNAYTAMGRQDLVAVEEEKLAEIQRMYAEMSQASVEEDSTEAEDESAEVETSQE; this is encoded by the coding sequence ATGGTCTTTCGAACAATGAGAAAGCGATTTAAGGGAATCGTCTGGGCAATTGCTATTACCTTCGTACTAGGTTTATTGTACGTTGGCGGCTCCGCATTGTGGCGGGGAAATCCACTGATGGATGCTGCGGTGGCATCGGTTAATGGTAAAGAGATTGGGTATATCCCGTGGTATAACACCTATTGGCAGCTGGTGCAAAGTCAACAGGCCGCTGGTATGCCGGTGACCGCGGATCAGGCGGAGTTCGTACAGTACTATGCACTTCAGCAGCTAATTGGCCATGAGCTCTTGCTGCAGGAAGCTAATGCCCGGAAGATTAAACCCTCGAAGGCCGAGATTGATGCGCAGCTGCAGGCGCTGAAAGAGGAGTACGGCGGCGCTTCGGCCTTTGCCGAGCAGCTGGCAGCCAGCAATTTGACCGAGGCTGATATCCGGGAAGCGATCACAGAGAGTTTGAAGATTGAAGAGCTGCGCAATCAGGTGACCGCTAACGTCACCGTTACCCTCGATGAGGTTAAGACTGAGTATGAGGAAGTGAAAGCATCCCATATTCTGATTCGGCCCGATGGTTCTGACGATGAAGCCTGGAATGCGGCCTTGGCCGAGGCCGAAGAGGTATTGGAGCGCCTGAGAACGGGCGAGGATTTTGCCGAGGTGGCCAAGGAAGTGTCCCAGGATGGCAGCGCCCAAGAGGGCGGTGATTTGGGGTGGTTCAAGCGGGGCGATATGGTACCGGAGTTTAGTGAAGCCGCCTTTGCTCTAGCCATCGGCGAAATCAGTGAACCCGTTAGATCCCAATACGGATACCATATTATTAAGGTTTTTGAGCGCAAGACCGCGGAAGGCGAAGAGTTTGCCGCGGCTGAGGCGGAACTCCGCGAGGAGATTAGAGAGAGAAAACAGAGCGACGAATTCAACGCATGGTATGCCGAAGTAGTGGAGAAGGCTGAGATCGAAGTGCGGGATCCCCGAATGAGGGGTTATGAGGCGCTGCGGCTGGGTAACTACGAAGAAGCTGCTGAGGCCTACCAGGAAGCTACAGCCTTTTATCCCGATGATCCCTATCTGTACAGCAGTTTAGCTTCTGTGTACGACAGATTGGGCCGTACAGAGGATGCCCTGGAGCAGCTGAAAATCGCTGTTGAAAAGACCGAGTCGGATCCTGAGCTATACCTGCAACTGGGCGACAAGTATCGAGTTCTGGAGCGGGAGGAAGAGGCGGTTACCGCTTACTCCAAGGCTTCCGAGCTGGCTCCAGAGGATTTCATGATCCATCTGCAGTTGCTCAACGCCTATACTGCCATGGGTAGGCAGGACCTTGTTGCCGTGGAAGAGGAAAAATTGGCTGAAATTCAAAGGATGTATGCTGAGATGAGCCAGGCAAGTGTCGAGGAAGATTCCACTGAAGCAGAAGATGAGTCCGCTGAGGTAGAGACTTCCCAGGAGTAA
- the aspS gene encoding aspartate--tRNA ligase has translation MGEGRQGSTTWQLPTHYCGQLRSEHVGQVVSLCGWVNTRRDHGGVIFIDLRDRTGLVQVVFNPQEIDAETFAIAEKLRGEFVINAVGRVRARWEGNVNPNLATGEIEIVASELHILNRSATPPFAVDGKSNVDESLRLKYRYLDLRRPEMQEILMMRHRVMQIARRYLDEHGFLEIETPLLGKNTPEGARSFLVPSRLHLGSFYALPQSPQLFKQLLMVSGFDRYFQIARCLRDEDFRADRQPEFTQIDAEMSFVDREVVMEVMEGMIRRIFAETIGVTLPDPVPRMSYDEAMNRFGSDRPDTRFGLELVDVSEVVANCGFGIFTNTVASGGTVRGINAVGCGEKFARREIDELVDLAGKHGAKGLAWMIATEEGARGSIVKFFAEEELRRLLEAMEAKPGDLLLFVADREKVALDVLGRLRLYLGDKLGLIDESRFDFLWVIDWPLLEYDETEKRYVAAHHPFTAPMDEDLPLLKTDPSKVRAKAYDLVINGYEVGGGSIRIHTREVQEAMFEVLGFSPERAEASFGFLLEAFEYGAPPHGGIAFGMDRLIMLLTGRDNIRDVIAFPKTASGADLLADAPAEISSEQLRELGLRLAPEVETGRE, from the coding sequence ATGGGAGAAGGAAGACAGGGTTCAACAACATGGCAGTTGCCCACTCATTATTGTGGGCAGTTGCGGAGCGAGCACGTGGGTCAGGTGGTTTCCCTTTGCGGTTGGGTGAATACCCGGCGAGATCACGGTGGTGTGATCTTCATCGACCTGCGGGATCGGACGGGTCTAGTACAAGTTGTCTTTAATCCACAGGAAATCGACGCTGAAACCTTTGCTATAGCCGAAAAACTTCGGGGAGAATTCGTAATTAATGCCGTTGGACGGGTGAGGGCCCGATGGGAGGGGAACGTCAACCCCAATTTAGCCACCGGCGAGATCGAGATAGTTGCCTCCGAGTTACATATCCTCAACCGCTCAGCAACGCCTCCCTTTGCCGTGGATGGTAAGAGCAACGTCGACGAGAGTCTGCGGTTGAAATACCGATACTTGGACCTGCGGCGCCCGGAAATGCAGGAGATTCTCATGATGCGGCATCGAGTGATGCAGATAGCGCGACGGTATCTTGACGAGCATGGATTCTTGGAGATCGAGACTCCCTTGCTGGGTAAGAATACTCCCGAGGGTGCCCGCAGCTTCCTGGTGCCCAGCAGGCTGCACTTGGGTAGTTTTTACGCGCTGCCGCAATCGCCGCAGCTCTTTAAGCAGTTGTTGATGGTCAGTGGCTTTGACCGCTATTTCCAAATTGCCCGCTGCCTCAGGGATGAAGACTTCCGGGCCGATCGGCAGCCGGAGTTTACCCAGATTGACGCGGAGATGTCCTTCGTCGATCGGGAGGTAGTGATGGAAGTTATGGAGGGAATGATCCGGCGGATCTTTGCGGAGACCATCGGTGTTACCCTTCCAGACCCGGTGCCTCGCATGAGCTATGATGAGGCCATGAATCGCTTTGGCTCCGATCGACCGGATACCCGCTTTGGACTGGAGCTAGTGGATGTTTCCGAAGTTGTGGCCAATTGCGGTTTCGGTATCTTTACCAATACCGTAGCCTCCGGTGGAACCGTTCGGGGAATCAATGCCGTCGGTTGCGGTGAGAAGTTTGCTCGCCGGGAAATCGACGAGCTGGTGGACTTGGCCGGGAAACACGGTGCCAAGGGTCTAGCCTGGATGATCGCCACGGAAGAGGGAGCCCGGGGTTCCATCGTCAAGTTTTTCGCCGAGGAGGAACTGAGAAGGCTGCTGGAGGCAATGGAAGCCAAGCCCGGGGACCTGTTGCTGTTTGTCGCGGACAGAGAGAAGGTAGCTTTGGATGTTCTGGGCCGGTTGCGTCTCTATCTAGGAGACAAGCTGGGCCTCATTGACGAGTCTCGCTTTGATTTCCTCTGGGTGATCGATTGGCCGCTGCTGGAATATGATGAGACGGAAAAGCGGTACGTTGCCGCCCACCATCCCTTCACAGCACCGATGGATGAGGACCTTCCTCTGCTGAAGACCGACCCCAGTAAAGTCCGGGCCAAGGCCTATGACTTGGTAATCAATGGGTACGAGGTTGGTGGCGGCAGCATCAGGATCCATACCCGTGAGGTACAGGAAGCGATGTTCGAAGTTCTTGGCTTTTCTCCGGAGCGGGCCGAGGCCAGCTTTGGCTTTTTGCTCGAGGCCTTTGAATACGGAGCACCCCCCCATGGTGGGATCGCCTTTGGAATGGATCGGTTGATCATGTTGCTCACCGGGCGGGACAACATTCGCGACGTCATTGCCTTCCCCAAAACTGCCAGCGGCGCTGACCTCTTGGCCGATGCTCCCGCGGAAATTTCCTCGGAACAGTTACGGGAGCTGGGGTTGCGACTGGCCCCGGAGGTCGAGACGGGACGGGAGTAG
- a CDS encoding adenine phosphoribosyltransferase, which translates to MDLKSKIRVIEGFPHKGVSFKDITTLLADPEAFRYTIQQMAEYCRTKDIDQIVGVESRGFLFGAPLAYELGLGFTLIRKPGKLPGEVFRGEYDLEFGTDALEIHRDAIKPGQKIIIVDDLLATGGTISAAASLVEELGCEIAGFLFLIELEYLKGREKLADYDVCALVKYDQ; encoded by the coding sequence ATGGACCTTAAGAGCAAAATCAGGGTGATTGAAGGATTTCCTCACAAAGGCGTTAGTTTCAAGGACATTACCACTTTGCTGGCGGATCCTGAGGCGTTTCGCTATACCATTCAGCAAATGGCGGAGTACTGTCGTACCAAAGATATTGACCAAATCGTTGGCGTTGAGTCTCGTGGGTTCCTCTTTGGGGCTCCCTTGGCCTATGAACTGGGATTGGGATTTACCTTGATTCGTAAGCCTGGCAAGCTTCCGGGAGAGGTTTTCAGGGGCGAGTATGATTTGGAGTTCGGGACCGATGCCCTGGAAATCCACCGGGATGCGATTAAACCTGGCCAGAAGATTATTATTGTCGATGACTTATTGGCAACCGGTGGCACCATCAGCGCTGCCGCGAGCCTAGTCGAAGAGTTGGGCTGTGAGATCGCTGGCTTCCTATTCTTGATTGAGCTAGAATATCTCAAGGGTCGAGAGAAGTTAGCGGATTATGATGTGTGTGCATTGGTCAAATATGATCAGTAA
- the hemZ gene encoding coproporphyrinogen dehydrogenase HemZ, giving the protein MPDARMLAYKPKIFLEVNPPQLQQTGIQGILSVFPRAEIHTDGGAGTAEGDAGISIEVKTDGAGLNITGRILRQGDLIELSDCDREIGQGNYAPWQWEQRRQERVKGMVQQLLTAGFGVEEPPWGILVGVRPTKMVHRYLDQGLSEARIEELLRDVYRMRFDKIELLMQVVHSQRRFFTPESRRRVSIYVGIPFCPTRCHYCSFAAYPLGTHGHLVEGFFAALLQEVESLGHWLTSLGIQADTWYIGGGTPTILTADQLELLLERMRSCLPHPQFREFTVEAGRADTITAEKLQVMRKYAVNRLSINPQSMQQRTLDAVGRRHTVEQVISAFALARDAGFETINADLILGLPGEKPEDVTDTLAKIRELNPENLTVHTLAVKRAATWRHQAEELAYPTPEEMEIMAELTKEYALAQGLLPYYLYRQRYTVGDLENIGYAKPGTESGYNVFMMEERQSIIALGGGGITKFVYPDETVVRVINPKCSATYAQNLGKLLEEKKAALTKWCKEGLNC; this is encoded by the coding sequence ATGCCTGATGCTCGTATGCTGGCTTATAAGCCCAAGATTTTCCTCGAAGTCAACCCTCCGCAGCTACAGCAGACGGGAATCCAAGGAATTCTCAGTGTCTTTCCCCGGGCCGAGATCCATACCGATGGCGGCGCTGGGACGGCTGAGGGCGATGCTGGAATATCCATTGAGGTCAAGACCGATGGAGCCGGACTGAACATTACAGGGCGAATTCTGCGTCAAGGTGACCTTATCGAATTGTCGGACTGTGATCGGGAGATCGGTCAGGGCAATTATGCTCCTTGGCAGTGGGAACAGCGCCGGCAGGAACGAGTTAAGGGGATGGTTCAGCAGCTCTTAACCGCGGGATTTGGTGTGGAGGAGCCCCCTTGGGGGATTCTGGTGGGAGTTCGTCCCACCAAGATGGTGCATCGCTATCTTGACCAAGGCTTGTCGGAGGCAAGGATTGAGGAACTGCTTCGGGACGTCTACCGGATGAGGTTCGATAAAATTGAGCTGTTGATGCAGGTGGTTCACAGCCAGCGCCGGTTTTTTACCCCGGAAAGTCGTCGTCGGGTGTCAATCTACGTGGGCATTCCCTTTTGTCCCACTCGCTGTCATTATTGCTCCTTTGCTGCCTATCCCTTGGGCACCCATGGGCATTTGGTTGAGGGATTCTTTGCTGCGCTTTTGCAGGAGGTGGAATCTCTTGGCCATTGGTTGACGTCTTTGGGGATTCAGGCCGATACCTGGTATATCGGAGGAGGGACCCCGACGATTCTAACTGCCGATCAGTTGGAGCTTCTCCTTGAGCGGATGCGAAGCTGCTTACCCCACCCCCAATTCAGAGAATTCACCGTTGAGGCAGGAAGGGCTGATACCATCACCGCCGAGAAGCTGCAGGTGATGCGAAAATATGCAGTGAATCGACTCAGTATCAATCCGCAATCGATGCAGCAGCGAACCTTGGATGCCGTGGGGCGGCGTCACACCGTTGAGCAGGTGATTTCTGCCTTTGCCCTGGCTCGGGACGCTGGATTTGAGACGATCAACGCTGATTTGATCCTTGGGCTTCCTGGTGAAAAACCCGAGGATGTGACCGATACTCTGGCGAAAATCCGGGAGCTAAATCCGGAAAATCTCACCGTTCACACCTTGGCGGTAAAACGAGCCGCCACTTGGCGGCACCAAGCCGAAGAGCTGGCCTATCCCACCCCAGAGGAAATGGAAATAATGGCTGAACTAACCAAGGAGTACGCCTTGGCGCAAGGATTATTACCCTACTATCTATATCGGCAGCGCTACACCGTGGGTGATCTGGAGAATATCGGATACGCCAAACCCGGTACCGAGTCGGGATACAACGTCTTTATGATGGAGGAACGCCAAAGTATTATCGCGTTAGGGGGTGGCGGAATCACGAAATTCGTCTATCCCGATGAGACCGTTGTTCGGGTGATCAATCCCAAGTGTTCCGCAACCTATGCTCAGAATCTCGGAAAACTACTGGAGGAAAAGAAAGCAGCCTTAACCAAATGGTGCAAAGAGGGCCTCAATTGTTGA
- a CDS encoding MBL fold metallo-hydrolase produces the protein MVIDPAADLTERLEGLLEEGITLEAILLTHGHFDHIAGAGLCKELWPGAKVMVHRADSPIITDPVANLSQAFIGQAISAPPADRVLEEGDRISCGSLDFQILATPGHSPGSICCLGHGYLFSGDILFCGGYGRTDLPGGSGAQLYNSLHRLAQLPGNLQVLPGHGPGCTLAQALQGIGVGGWEDA, from the coding sequence ATGGTGATTGACCCGGCCGCGGATCTTACCGAGCGATTGGAAGGGCTCTTGGAAGAGGGTATCACCTTGGAGGCGATTTTGCTCACCCATGGCCACTTTGATCACATTGCCGGCGCAGGTCTGTGCAAAGAGTTGTGGCCTGGCGCAAAGGTAATGGTGCATCGAGCCGATAGCCCTATTATTACCGACCCCGTTGCCAACTTGTCTCAAGCCTTCATTGGTCAAGCTATCTCGGCGCCGCCGGCGGATCGAGTCTTGGAGGAGGGCGACAGGATAAGCTGTGGCTCGTTGGACTTTCAAATTTTAGCCACCCCAGGGCACAGTCCCGGCAGTATCTGCTGCCTCGGCCACGGTTACCTGTTTAGTGGGGATATCCTCTTTTGTGGAGGGTATGGCCGCACCGACCTTCCGGGAGGCTCCGGTGCGCAATTGTACAACTCTCTGCACCGCTTGGCGCAGCTGCCAGGAAATTTGCAGGTGCTGCCCGGACATGGTCCGGGATGTACCTTGGCTCAGGCACTGCAGGGGATTGGCGTTGGAGGCTGGGAAGATGCCTGA
- a CDS encoding D-tyrosyl-tRNA(Tyr) deacylase, with product MRAVVQRVAEAQVVVEEREISRIQRGLLVLLGVSATDTDEDASYIVDKLINLRVFPDSQGKLNLSVKDIGGEILLVSQFTLYGDCRRGRRPSFTAAAKAELAEALYERVAADLRASGLKVGTGVFGADMKVGLVNDGPVTLLLDSSKEF from the coding sequence ATGCGGGCGGTAGTCCAGCGGGTGGCAGAGGCTCAGGTTGTGGTTGAAGAAAGGGAGATATCCCGGATTCAGCGGGGATTGCTAGTCCTGTTGGGAGTTTCGGCAACGGACACCGATGAGGATGCATCTTACATTGTGGACAAGCTGATTAACCTGCGGGTTTTCCCCGATTCCCAGGGGAAGCTAAACTTGTCCGTTAAGGATATCGGAGGCGAGATCCTCTTAGTCTCGCAGTTTACTTTATATGGTGATTGTCGTCGGGGGCGACGGCCCAGCTTCACTGCCGCCGCGAAGGCGGAGCTGGCGGAAGCTTTGTATGAAAGGGTAGCCGCGGACCTACGTGCCAGCGGGCTGAAGGTAGGTACCGGTGTCTTTGGGGCCGATATGAAAGTGGGGCTGGTTAACGACGGACCGGTAACCTTGCTCCTGGACAGCAGCAAGGAATTCTAA
- a CDS encoding histidine--tRNA ligase has product MAEITAPRGTYDILPGESRRWQYVEDMVREIFHNYGYEEFRTPVFEHTELFVRGIGDATDVVQKEMYTFTDRGGRSLTLRPEGTASVVRAYLEHKLQGASQPVKVYYSFPMFRYERPQAGRYRQFVQFGAECIGTADPIADVEMIAAPVELYQRLGLRKFRVEINSIGCPQCRPRYREVLVEWLKQRSEVLCQTCQERMEQNPLRVLDCKEASCQEATAEAPLVTDYLCDECETHFAKVQDYLRSLEIPFVINKRLVRGLDYYTKTVFEIISEGVGAQSSIAGGGRYDGLVEDVGGQPTPAVGFAAGMDRLWLALESEKVEIPVSLDFDVYVACLGDSARGKAVDLAFALRNEGCRVDLDYQGRSLKAQLKSANRSGAKVTVILGEDELQRGVASVRNMESGEQQEVPLTELLSFCKSVL; this is encoded by the coding sequence ATGGCAGAGATTACTGCCCCAAGGGGTACTTACGACATCCTACCGGGAGAGTCCCGGCGATGGCAGTACGTAGAGGACATGGTTAGAGAAATCTTTCACAATTATGGATATGAAGAATTCCGTACTCCCGTTTTTGAGCATACGGAATTGTTTGTTCGAGGGATCGGGGATGCCACCGATGTGGTGCAAAAGGAGATGTACACCTTCACTGACCGGGGGGGACGGAGCCTGACTCTTCGCCCAGAAGGTACCGCTTCGGTGGTGCGTGCCTATCTAGAACACAAACTGCAGGGAGCTTCTCAGCCCGTCAAGGTGTATTATTCCTTCCCGATGTTTCGTTACGAGCGCCCGCAGGCTGGGCGGTATCGTCAGTTCGTTCAGTTTGGGGCCGAATGCATCGGCACCGCTGACCCCATTGCCGATGTAGAGATGATCGCAGCTCCAGTAGAGTTGTACCAGAGGCTGGGCCTGCGAAAATTCCGCGTGGAGATTAATAGCATTGGCTGTCCCCAGTGTCGTCCTCGGTACCGAGAGGTATTGGTGGAGTGGCTGAAGCAGCGGAGCGAGGTTTTGTGCCAGACCTGTCAGGAGCGAATGGAGCAAAATCCCCTGCGGGTGTTGGACTGCAAGGAAGCAAGCTGCCAGGAAGCCACGGCAGAGGCCCCCTTGGTTACTGACTACCTTTGTGATGAATGTGAGACGCACTTTGCCAAGGTGCAGGATTATCTCCGGTCGCTGGAAATCCCCTTTGTGATCAATAAGAGATTGGTTCGGGGATTAGATTACTATACGAAGACAGTTTTTGAGATTATTTCCGAAGGTGTTGGAGCCCAAAGCTCCATTGCCGGCGGTGGTCGCTATGATGGGTTGGTTGAGGATGTAGGCGGACAACCTACCCCTGCTGTGGGTTTTGCCGCAGGTATGGATCGTTTGTGGCTGGCCCTGGAATCGGAAAAGGTAGAGATACCGGTAAGTCTGGACTTTGATGTGTATGTGGCGTGTCTGGGTGACTCCGCTCGTGGTAAGGCCGTGGATCTGGCCTTTGCCCTGCGCAATGAGGGTTGCCGTGTGGACCTTGACTACCAAGGCAGGAGCCTAAAGGCTCAGCTAAAATCCGCCAATCGCAGCGGTGCCAAGGTTACCGTCATTCTAGGAGAGGACGAGCTGCAGCGGGGAGTTGCCTCGGTGCGCAATATGGAATCGGGAGAACAACAGGAGGTTCCATTGACGGAACTATTATCCTTTTGCAAGTCTGTGCTGTAA